ATATCGGGGTAGAACCCGTATGTCCCAGAAAGGCTTCCCAAGCCACCAGGGCAGCGCGAACGGTCAGGCCGCCAGCGCCCGCAGTACCGCCTTGGGTTCCCGCTGTATGACATTGAGCAGCACCAGCGCCGGCCCTTTTGGCGTGCGGTCGCCCCGTTCCCAATGCCGCAGCGTCGCCACGGAAAACCCAAGGCGCGCCGCAAACTGTGCTTGCGTGAGCCCAAGGTTTTGACGCAGCGCCTTGATGTCTATCGGGCGCAGGGTGTGGACACGCGCCGCCACCGGCTCGCCTTTGGCGTGGGCGATGGCTTCTTGCAGCCCCTGCCGGATGCTTTCGAAAGTCTTACTCATGGCTTGCTCCTTTTAATCCAGGCCATCTGTAATAAGTCCACCAGCCCGGCCAGCACGTTGCGCTCAGATTTGCTCAGGCTGGTGCGCTCATTCTTGGCGAACAGCGTCAGCAGGTACAGCGGCATGGTCTCGCTGTGGAAGTAGTAGATCACCCGCACCCCGCCGCTTTTGCCGCGTCCACCGCGACTCCAGCGCAGTTTGCGAATGCCGCCGGTGCCCTCCAGCAGGTCACCTGCCTTCGGGTGCGCCGCCAGGTAGTCGATTACGTCCCGGCGCTGCGCTTCGGTCAGCAGCTTGTCTGCCCGGCGGATGTATTCCGGCAGCTCGCCGATGGTCAGCATGGGCAAGGATTGTAATCCAAAGGATTAGTCACGCGCCACGATGCAGCGGTACGACGTGGCCGGCGCCAGTACGCGATAGGAAAGCCTCCCAGGCCATCAGGGCGGCGTGTTTTTCCTCGATATAGTCGTGCCGGTCGTAGTGGGTCGCCTGAATGCCGCCAAGGCCGTGGCTCAATAATTGCGCGCGGATGTCCTTGCTCACGCCCACGGCGTTCAGGAGGGTTTCGCACGTTCTGCGGATATCGCGCAGGTCGAATGGCTCGCCGCCCATGGCGGCGGATATTTCGGCTACTCGACCGCCGGGCGTGGCGGTGTCCATGGGTGTGCTGCCAATACAAAACAGTTCGGCCGTCCCGCGTAGGCGGGCGCGCTCAGCCAACGAATCTGCCAGTGCGGCGGCCATGGGGCCTAGCGGTAGCAGGTGCTCGCGCGGCGTCCGGCGCTTGCCCTTGCCATCAAACAATCGAAGAATGCCGTCGTCCCAGTAGTCGGTGACTCTGGCGCGCAGCAACTGCGCCATGCGCTGGCCACCGGCCAGCAACGCCAGGCGTAATGCCTGATCGGGCAGTGAGTCGCCCAGCTGCGCCAGATAGGCGCGCAGTTCCTCGCCCGACAAGGTGCGGTTGCCCTTGTTGACCGCAATGGCGGGCACGGACTCCACCGGGTTTGCACTGATACCAAACGGAATCAGGTCGGCCGGCAGTTCGGCCGACAGCGGCGCCCGCTTGGCATCATTAAAGGCGGTGCTCAGGTAACTGCGCAGGATGCCAGCCATGCGGCTTTTGCCGGTCTCCGCCACCGTGCGTACCAACTGCGCCG
The Immundisolibacter sp. DNA segment above includes these coding regions:
- the nadS gene encoding NadS family protein; the protein is MSKTFESIRQGLQEAIAHAKGEPVAARVHTLRPIDIKALRQNLGLTQAQFAARLGFSVATLRHWERGDRTPKGPALVLLNVIQREPKAVLRALAA
- a CDS encoding tyrosine-type recombinase/integrase encodes the protein MQRQRLTPERIRRFTCPPDKQQAFLFDTEAPRLAVRVTVNGAKSFVFEGKLKRQTIRRTIGDCSAWTLEDARAKANALKVMLDQGTDPRQLDRERAAQRADKEREMQERKHFTLRALCEAYVRRLASQGKTKSAAAVASAFRCHVYPHRNLADLPAREVTPQQAAQLVRTVAETGKSRMAGILRSYLSTAFNDAKRAPLSAELPADLIPFGISANPVESVPAIAVNKGNRTLSGEELRAYLAQLGDSLPDQALRLALLAGGQRMAQLLRARVTDYWDDGILRLFDGKGKRRTPREHLLPLGPMAAALADSLAERARLRGTAELFCIGSTPMDTATPGGRVAEISAAMGGEPFDLRDIRRTCETLLNAVGVSKDIRAQLLSHGLGGIQATHYDRHDYIEEKHAALMAWEAFLSRTGAGHVVPLHRGA
- a CDS encoding type II toxin-antitoxin system RelE/ParE family toxin, which codes for MLTIGELPEYIRRADKLLTEAQRRDVIDYLAAHPKAGDLLEGTGGIRKLRWSRGGRGKSGGVRVIYYFHSETMPLYLLTLFAKNERTSLSKSERNVLAGLVDLLQMAWIKRSKP